A single region of the Streptomyces caelestis genome encodes:
- a CDS encoding DUF3017 domain-containing protein produces the protein MSADRNARSAGSASGAGTTGSAPAGRGVRDGAGAEGDPAVPSAQAVQGEQDATSEQDAPGVSIGDEPAVRVEDGELTVRDPVSAPDGEGRPRRVTRRFPLFTKDTARPEGGGRAAPGDAFAPARQWPLLAVLALVGLGLLVTAFGQFRLGTLLIGAALLGGGVLRWLLPDVGMLAVRSRFTDIVTYGVMGLAIVLLALMAQPDPWLQLPFLKDTLHFTITSE, from the coding sequence GTGTCGGCTGACCGGAACGCGCGGAGCGCGGGCAGCGCCTCGGGCGCCGGGACCACGGGGAGTGCCCCGGCCGGCCGGGGCGTGCGGGACGGTGCGGGCGCGGAGGGCGACCCGGCGGTTCCGAGCGCGCAGGCGGTGCAAGGCGAGCAGGACGCGACCAGTGAGCAGGACGCGCCCGGTGTGAGTATCGGTGATGAGCCGGCGGTGCGGGTGGAGGACGGCGAGCTCACCGTGCGGGACCCCGTCAGCGCGCCCGACGGCGAGGGGCGGCCGCGGCGGGTCACCCGGCGGTTCCCGTTGTTCACCAAGGACACCGCGCGGCCCGAGGGCGGTGGCCGGGCCGCGCCCGGGGACGCGTTCGCGCCGGCCCGGCAGTGGCCCCTTCTCGCGGTGCTGGCTCTGGTCGGACTCGGGCTGCTGGTGACCGCGTTCGGTCAGTTCCGGCTCGGGACGCTGCTGATCGGTGCCGCCCTGCTGGGCGGGGGTGTGCTGCGGTGGCTGCTGCCGGACGTCGGGATGCTCGCCGTCCGCTCCCGGTTCACGGACATCGTCACGTACGGCGTCATGGGCCTGGCGATCGTCCTGCTGGCGCTGATGGCGCAGCCGGATCCCTGGCTCCAGCTCCCGTTTCTGAAGGACACGCTGCACTTCACGATCACCAGCGAGTGA
- a CDS encoding malate dehydrogenase: MTRTPVNVTVTGAAGQIGYALLFRIASGQLLGADVPVKLRLLEITPALKAAEGTAMELDDCAFPLLQGIDITDDPNVAFDGTNVGLLVGARPRTKGMERGDLLEANGGIFKPQGKAINDHAADDVKILVVGNPANTNALIAQAAAPDVPAERFTAMTRLDHNRALTQLAKKTGSTVADIKRLTIWGNHSATQYPDIFHATVAGKNAAEAVNDEKWLAEDFIPTVAKRGAAIIEARGASSAASAANAAIDHVYSWVNGTPEGDWVSMGIPSDGSYGVPEGLISSFPVTCKDGKYEIVQGLEINEFSRARIDASVKELEEEREAVRGLGLI; this comes from the coding sequence ATGACCCGCACTCCCGTGAACGTCACCGTCACCGGCGCGGCCGGCCAGATCGGTTACGCCCTGCTCTTCCGCATCGCCTCCGGTCAGCTGCTCGGCGCGGACGTGCCGGTGAAGCTGCGCCTGCTGGAGATCACGCCCGCCCTGAAGGCGGCCGAGGGCACGGCGATGGAGCTGGACGACTGCGCGTTCCCGCTCCTGCAGGGCATCGACATCACGGACGACCCGAACGTCGCCTTCGACGGCACGAACGTGGGCCTGCTCGTCGGCGCCCGCCCCCGCACCAAGGGTATGGAGCGCGGCGACCTGCTGGAGGCCAACGGCGGCATCTTCAAGCCGCAGGGCAAGGCCATCAACGACCACGCCGCGGACGACGTCAAGATCCTCGTCGTCGGCAACCCGGCCAACACCAACGCCCTCATCGCCCAGGCCGCCGCGCCCGACGTACCCGCCGAGCGGTTCACCGCGATGACCCGTCTGGACCACAACCGCGCCCTGACCCAGCTCGCGAAGAAGACCGGCTCGACGGTCGCCGACATCAAGCGGCTCACCATCTGGGGCAACCACTCCGCCACCCAGTACCCGGACATCTTCCACGCCACGGTCGCCGGAAAGAACGCCGCCGAGGCCGTCAACGACGAGAAGTGGCTGGCCGAGGACTTCATCCCGACCGTCGCCAAGCGCGGCGCCGCCATCATCGAGGCCCGTGGCGCCTCGTCGGCCGCCTCCGCCGCCAACGCCGCCATCGACCACGTCTACTCCTGGGTCAACGGCACCCCCGAGGGCGACTGGGTCTCCATGGGCATCCCCTCGGACGGCTCCTACGGCGTCCCGGAGGGTCTGATCTCCTCCTTCCCGGTCACCTGCAAGGACGGCAAGTACGAGATCGTCCAGGGCCTGGAGATCAACGAGTTCTCCCGCGCCCGGATCGATGCCTCCGTCAAGGAGCTCGAGGAGGAGCGCGAGGCGGTCCGCGGCCTCGGCCTCATCTGA
- a CDS encoding bifunctional methylenetetrahydrofolate dehydrogenase/methenyltetrahydrofolate cyclohydrolase, which yields MTAQILDGKATAAAIKSDLTARVAALKEKGVTPGLGTILVGDDPGSQKYVAGKHRDCAQVGIASIQRQLPATATQQEIEAVVRELNEDPACTGYIVQLPLPKGIDENRILELMDPDKDADGLHPMNLGRLVLNEPAPLPCTPNGVLTLLRRYGVEIKGAEVVVVGRGVTIGRPMPLLLTRRSENATVTQCHTGTRDLSAHLKRADIIVAAAGSAHLIRAEDVKPGAAVLDVGVSRSAEGKIVGDVHPDVAEVAGWISPNPGGVGPMTRAQLLVNVVEAAERSVG from the coding sequence ATGACCGCCCAGATTCTCGATGGCAAGGCCACCGCAGCCGCGATCAAGTCCGATCTGACCGCCCGCGTGGCGGCGCTGAAGGAGAAGGGCGTCACGCCCGGCCTCGGCACCATCCTGGTCGGGGACGACCCCGGCAGCCAGAAGTACGTCGCCGGCAAGCACCGTGACTGCGCGCAGGTCGGCATCGCCTCCATCCAGCGGCAGCTGCCGGCCACGGCGACGCAGCAGGAGATCGAAGCGGTCGTCCGCGAGCTGAACGAGGACCCGGCCTGCACGGGTTACATCGTGCAACTGCCGCTCCCCAAGGGCATCGACGAGAACCGCATCCTGGAACTGATGGACCCCGACAAGGACGCGGACGGCCTGCACCCGATGAACCTCGGCCGTCTCGTCCTGAACGAGCCGGCCCCGCTGCCCTGCACCCCCAACGGCGTGCTGACCCTGCTGCGCCGCTACGGCGTGGAGATCAAGGGCGCGGAGGTCGTGGTGGTCGGCCGGGGTGTGACCATCGGCCGGCCGATGCCGCTGCTGCTGACCCGGCGCAGCGAGAACGCGACCGTGACCCAGTGCCACACCGGTACGCGTGACCTGTCGGCGCACCTCAAGCGCGCGGACATCATCGTCGCCGCGGCCGGTTCCGCCCATCTGATCCGTGCCGAGGACGTCAAGCCGGGCGCGGCCGTCCTCGACGTCGGCGTCTCCCGGAGTGCCGAGGGCAAGATCGTGGGCGACGTCCACCCCGACGTGGCTGAGGTCGCCGGCTGGATCTCCCCGAACCCCGGCGGAGTCGGCCCCATGACCCGCGCTCAGCTGCTCGTCAACGTGGTCGAGGCGGCGGAGCGCAGTGTCGGCTGA
- a CDS encoding helix-turn-helix domain-containing protein, whose protein sequence is MPDELDPQIREFTSQLRRLVDRSGLSIASVADRTGYSKTSWERYLNGRLLAPKGAIVALAEVTGTNPMHLTTMWELAERAWSRSEMRHDMTMEAIRISQARAALGEFGGQDFGSPSAGSKGDGKTASAGGGRPPRRSGSATVTPGIAGPAGVAPTVPPQPTAPEVQDSTGSGVREDGGGRSGATGVNSWGMAGYQGPSQGRGSAVGTGTGSTPGSAPGTARTPGAGAGSYGAPPQDAVPAGAGGAGGSGGKRRAVTFLAGVVGVLVVIAGAFYLTGGGGDDEAKGGTKSPAPTAGTNPDLPPGVKCSGDSCTGKDAESMGCSGDLVTTAQTATVGTTVVEVRYSETCKAAWGRITQAAQGDEVQVSSGKAKQTGSITAAGDTIAYTPMVSVKNAADAKACTTLASGRQGCTE, encoded by the coding sequence TTGCCGGATGAGCTCGATCCGCAGATCAGGGAGTTCACCAGCCAGCTGCGCCGGCTCGTGGACCGCAGTGGTCTGAGCATCGCGTCGGTGGCGGACCGTACGGGTTACAGCAAGACGTCGTGGGAGCGTTATCTGAACGGCCGGCTGCTCGCGCCCAAGGGCGCGATCGTGGCGCTGGCCGAGGTGACCGGGACCAACCCGATGCACCTGACCACCATGTGGGAGCTCGCCGAGCGGGCCTGGAGCCGCTCGGAGATGCGGCACGACATGACGATGGAGGCCATCCGGATCTCCCAGGCGCGCGCCGCGCTGGGGGAGTTCGGAGGGCAGGACTTCGGGAGCCCCTCGGCCGGCTCCAAGGGCGACGGCAAGACCGCCTCCGCGGGCGGCGGCCGGCCGCCCCGCAGAAGCGGCAGCGCCACGGTCACGCCGGGCATCGCGGGCCCGGCCGGCGTCGCCCCGACCGTGCCGCCACAGCCGACGGCTCCCGAGGTGCAGGACTCGACGGGCAGCGGTGTACGCGAGGACGGCGGCGGCCGGAGCGGTGCGACCGGAGTCAACTCGTGGGGCATGGCCGGGTACCAGGGTCCGTCCCAGGGCCGCGGGAGTGCCGTCGGCACGGGAACCGGCTCCACGCCCGGTTCGGCTCCCGGAACCGCCCGGACACCGGGCGCCGGGGCGGGCTCGTACGGCGCACCGCCGCAGGACGCCGTCCCGGCGGGCGCGGGTGGTGCCGGCGGTTCTGGCGGCAAGCGGCGGGCCGTGACGTTCCTCGCGGGTGTCGTGGGCGTGCTCGTGGTGATCGCCGGTGCGTTCTACCTCACCGGTGGCGGTGGCGACGACGAGGCCAAGGGCGGCACGAAGTCGCCCGCGCCGACCGCCGGCACGAACCCGGATCTGCCGCCCGGCGTGAAGTGCAGCGGCGACAGCTGCACCGGCAAGGACGCGGAGAGCATGGGATGCAGTGGTGACCTGGTGACCACGGCCCAGACCGCGACCGTCGGCACGACCGTCGTCGAGGTCCGCTACAGCGAGACCTGCAAGGCGGCCTGGGGCCGTATCACCCAGGCGGCACAGGGCGACGAGGTCCAGGTCAGCTCGGGCAAGGCGAAGCAGACCGGCAGCATCACCGCCGCCGGCGACACCATCGCGTACACCCCGATGGTGTCGGTGAAGAACGCCGCCGACGCCAAGGCCTGCACCACCCTGGCGTCCGGTCGGCAGGGCTGCACGGAGTAG